In Solea senegalensis isolate Sse05_10M linkage group LG18, IFAPA_SoseM_1, whole genome shotgun sequence, a single window of DNA contains:
- the LOC122759649 gene encoding solute carrier family 2, facilitated glucose transporter member 11-like has translation MTSTGETKPGDTSRPSGNGRTLALTVCSAGIGGTFQYGYNISIINAPTSYIQSFINDTYVERWGTGLDIPQVTILWTLIVSAFSLGGLIGALLAGPMSVHCGRKNSLLVNNVFLFVGAILVLTCKAAKSFEMIILARILVGINSGVSMNIQPMYFGESAPTHLRGAVAFSSAVFTAFGIFLGQVVGLTELLGSKPLWTYLLASNTLPGLIQLLTLPWFPESPRYLLIDRGDREACLHALGRLRGGEAPVLEMEELCREQQQLVNNRSGAASKTPWSLFKDRDLRSQLRIVMAASSAMMLCGNDSIYFYASYIFLEAGIPSDKVQYAAIGTGASELTASILSNLLIERMGRRYLLLGGYSLMSCWSIVFTVALILQSRGVAGMPYLSMVCVYAYILSFGLGPAGVTGILPAEIFDQAARPAAYMIAGSLMWLSLFLVGMLFPFIVNGLGNFCFLPFLVVCLISAVFLGYSVPETKGKTLAEITSEFQRKRDTKKSKPGKQEDGPVENHYQLGAASSFTSLKQYPGPNPMNEDRNLINSSERVNESDHAFGVIECTL, from the coding sequence ATGACCTCAACGGGTGAAACTAAGCCAGGAGACACCAGCAGACCCTCAGGCAATGGCAGGACTCTCGCACTGACGGTGTGCTCTGCAGGCATTGGAGGCACCTTCCAGTATGGCTATAACATCTCAATCATCAACGCCCCCACCAGCTACATCCAGAGCTTCATCAATGACACCTATGTTGAGCGATGGGGCACAGGCTTGGACATCCCTCAGGTGACAATCTTGTGGACTCTGATTGTGTCAGCCTTCTCTCTGGGAGGTCTGATTGGGGCACTGCTGGCAGGTCCCATGTCCGTCCACTGTGGCAGGAAGAATTCGCTGCTTGTGAACAATGTCTTCTTGTTCGTTGGAGCTATTCTTGTGCTCACGTGCAAGGCGGCAAAGTCTTTTGAGATGATCATCCTCGCCAGGATCCTGGTGGGGATAAACTCAGGTGTGAGCATGAACATCCAGCCTATGTATTTTGGGGAGAGTGCGCCCACACACCTGAGAGGTGCTGTGgctttctcctctgctgttttCACTGCTTTTGGGATTTTCCTGGGTCAGGTGGTCGGACTCACTGAGCTGCTGGGCTCGAAGCCTCTCTGGACTTACCTACTAGCTAGTAACACTTTGCCCGGACTGATCCAGCTGCTCACTCTTCCCTGGTTTCCAGAAAGCCCTAGGTATCTCCTGATTGACCGGGGAGACCGAGAAGCGTGCCTCCACGCATTGGGCAGACTCCGTGGTGGAGAAGCTCCTGTTTTGGAAATGGAGGAGCTATGTCGAGAGCAGCAGCAATTGGTAAATAACAGATCTGGGGCTGCTTCCAAGACACCCTGGTCCCTGTTTAAAGACCGTGACTTGAGATCCCAGCTCAGAATAGTCATGGCTGCCAGCAGTGCCATGATGCTCTGCGGCAATGACTCCATCTACTTCTATGCTTCCTACATCTTTCTGGAAGCAGGTATACCTTCAGACAAAGTTCAGTATGCAGCCATTGGCACTGGAGCGTCTGAACTAACTGCATCTATACTTAGCAATCTTCTGATTGAACGCATGGGCCGTAGGTACCTTCTTCTTGGAGGGTACAGTCTAATGTCTTGCTGGTCTATAGTTTTTACCGTCGCTCTGATCCTCCAGAGTCGTGGGGTGGCGGGAATGCCCTACTTAAGCATGGTATGTGTTTATGCCTACATCCTCAGCTTTGGCTTAGGGCCTGCAGGAGTGACGGGGATCCTACCAGCTGAGATATTTGATCAGGCGGCTCGACCGGCTGCTTACATGATTGCCGGCTCATTAATGTGGCTCAGCCTGTTCTTGGTAGGAATGTTGTTTCCCTTCATTGTCAACGGCCTGGGGAACTTCTGCTTCCTGCCTTTCTTGGTGGTGTGTTTGATATCCGCTGTGTTTTTGGGGTACAGCGTTCCAGAGACTAAAGGCAAGACACTGGCCGAGATTACATCTGAGTTTCAGAGAAAAAGGGATACGAAGAAAAGTAAGCCAGGGAAGCAGGAGGATGGGCCTGTGGAGAATCACTACCAGCTTGGTGCagcctcctccttcacctccttaAAGCAATATCCGGGTCCGAACCCAATGAACGAGGACAGAAATTTGATAAATTCTAGCGAAAGAGTAAACGAATCAGACCATGCGTTTGGAGTCATTGAATGCACTTTATGA
- the LOC122759650 gene encoding RNA-binding protein with serine-rich domain 1-like, whose amino-acid sequence MAPSPTKRKEDDKSKQRGKEKSGTTKEGADKDRSRDKNRTRRSASTGSSRSSSSSSSSSGSSSGSSSGSSSSASSHSGSSSSRSSSSSSSSSSPSPSRQRHNNRRRSRSKSKSAKKDDRDRRRRSPTPKPTKVYLGRLTRNVIKEHIQEIFSTYGKIKMIDMPMNRVHPHLSKGYAYVEFETHDEAEKALKHMDGGQIDGQEITVTAVLTPTVRPPPRRLSPPRRMPPPPPMWRRTPPRMRRRSRSPRRRSPVRRRSRSPGRRRHRSRSSSNSSR is encoded by the exons AT GGCGCCTTCCCCGACAAAGAGAAAGGAGGATGACAAGAGTAAACAGCGAGGCAAGGAGAAGTCAGGAACCACGAAAGAAGGTGCTGACAAAGACCGGAGCCGTGACAAGAACCGCACACGGCGCAGTGCCTCCACTGGGAGCAGCAG gtccagctccagctccagcagcagctcaggctCCAGCTCCGGATCATCCAGCGGCTCCAGCTCCTCGGCCTCCAGCCACTCGGGCTCGTCCAGCTcccgctcctcttcctcctcctcctcctcttcttcaccaaGCCCCAGCCGCCAGCGCCACAACAACAGACGGCGTTCACGCTCAAA GTCAAAATCGGCAAAGAAGGACGACAGGGACAGAAGACGCAGGAGCCCCACACCCAAACCCACCAAGGTCTACCTGGGCCGGCTGACGAGAAACGTCATCAAG GAACACATCCAGGAGATCTTCTCCACCTACGGCAAGATCAAGATGATTGACATGCCCATGAACCGCGTCCACCCTCACCTGTCTAAAGGCTACGCGTATGTGGAGTTTGAGACTCACGACGAGGCGGAGAAGGCCCTGAAACACATGGACGGAG GTCAGATTGACGGTCAGGAgatcacagtcacagctgtgctGACTCCCACCGTGCGCCCACCACCTCGCAGGCTGTCTCCTCCTCGCCGGATGCCTCCTCCACCTCCGATGTGGCGACGCACGCCGCCTCGTATGAGGAGAAG GTCTCGGTCTCCGCGGCGACGCTCTCCAGTTCGGCGCAGGTCTCGGTCCCCTGGCCGCCGGCGCCACCGGTCACGCTCCAGTTCTAACTCCTCGCGCTAA
- the kat7b gene encoding histone acetyltransferase KAT7 isoform X1 codes for MPRRRQRHMPGSGSDGTEDSDSSAEREQTNSSESDGNLNKRQRLTRASTRRSQSSQDASDLKRAADHDESPPLTPTGNAPSSESELDISSPNASHDESQAKDQANRDSDKDLSHRPKRRRCHETYNFNMKCPTPGCNSLGHLTGKHERHFAVSGCPLYHNLSADECKVKAISREKQEEETKGQEENNSRHATRHQTPTSKQSKYKEQVAEMRKGRNSGLQKEQKEKHMEHRQTHSNTREPLLENITSEYDLELFRKAQARASEDLQEKLRIQGQITEGSNMIKTILFGRYELDTWYHSPYPEEYARLGRLYVCEFCLKYMKSQTILRRHMAKCVWKHPPGDEVYRKGGISVFEVDGKKNKIYCQNLCLLAKLFLDHKTLYYDVEPFLFYVMTEADNTGCHLVGYFSKEKNSFLNYNVSCILTMPQYMRQGFGKMLIDFSYLLSKVEEKVGSPERPLSDLGLISYRSYWKEVLLRYMYNFQGKEISIKEISQETAVNPVDIVSTLQSLQMLKYWKGKHLVLKRQDLIDEWRAKEIKRGNSNKTIDPSSLKWTPPKGT; via the exons ATGCCCCGCAGACGACAG AGACACATGCCAGGGAGTGGTTCAGATGGAACTGAAGACTCGGACTCCTCCGCTGAAAGAGAGCAAACCAATAGTTCAGAAAGCGATGGAAACTTAAACAAGAGACAACGACTTACCAGAGCCTCCACGCGGCGTAGTCAAAGCTCTCAGG ATGCCTCGGACTTGAAACGAGCGGCGGACCACGACGAATCTCCACCTTTGACGCCCACGGGTAATGCCCCTTCCTCTGAATCTGAGCTGGACATCTCCAGCCCCAACGCCTCTCATGATGAGAGCCAGGCCAAAGACCAAGCCAACAGAGACTCGGACAAAGACCTCTCCCATCGACCCAAGCGCCGCCGCTGTCACGAGACTTACAACTTTAACATGAAATGTCCAACGCCGGGGTGTAATTCACTTG GTCACCTCACAGGGAAACACGAACGTCATTTTGCCGTATCAGGTTGTCCACTCTACCACAATCTTTCCGCAGATGAGTGCAAA GTGAAAGCCATCAGCCGTgagaaacaagaagaagagacaaaagGACAAGAGGAGAACAACTCACGCCATGCAACTCGTCACCAG ACGCCAACATCAAAACAGAGCAAATACAAAGAGCAGGTGGCCGAGATGAGGAAAGGAAGGAACTCTGGTCTGcagaaggagcagaaagaaaagcACATG GAGCATCGACAGACTCACAGCAACACCAGAGAACCTCTGCTGGAGAACATCACCAGTGAATATGACCTGGAGCTTTTCAGGAAAGCTCAGGCTCGTGCTTCTGAAGACCTG CAGGAGAAGTTGCGCATCCAGGGTCAGATCACCGAGGGCAGCAACATGATCAAAACCATCCTGTTCGGCCGCTACGAACTGGACACGTGGTACCACTCGCCTTATCCCGAGGAGTACGCGCGCCTGGGTCGCCTCTACGTCTGCGAGTTCTGCCTCAAGTACATGAAGAGTCAGACCATCCTCAGGCGACACATG gcaaAGTGTGTATGGAAACATCCTCCAGGAGACGAAGTTTACAGAAAAGGAGGCATATCTGTGTTTGAAGTGGACGGCAAAAAGAATAAG ATCTACTGTCAGAACCTGTGTTTACTCGCCAAACTCTTCCTGGATCACAAAACGCTTTATTACGACGTGGAGCCGTTTCTCTTCTACGTCATGACTGAGGCCGACAACACGGGCTGTCATTTAGTGGGCTACTTTTCTAAG gAGAAGAATTCCTTCCTGAACTACAACGTGTCCTGTATCCTGACGATGCCCCAGTACATGAGACAAGGCTTTGGCAAGATGCTCATTGACTTCA GTTACTTGTTGTCTAAGGTGGAGGAGAAAGTCGGGTCACCAGAGAGGCCTCTGTCCGACCTCGGCCTCATCAGCTACAGAAGCTACTGGAAAGAAGTGCTGCTGCGATACATGTACAACTTTCAAGGCAAAGAGATTTCCATCAAAG AGATCAGTCAAGAAACTGCGGTCAATCCTGTGGACATAGTGAGCACGCTACAGTCTCTGCAGATGCTCAAGTACTGGAAGGGCAAACACTTGGTGTTGAAGCGGCAG GACCTGATCGACGAGTGGAGGGCGAAGGAGATCAAACGAGGGAACAGCAACAAAACCATCGACCCCAGCTCGTTAAAATGGACGCCTCCCAAAGGCACATGA
- the kat7b gene encoding histone acetyltransferase KAT7 isoform X2, whose amino-acid sequence MPRRRQRHMPGSGSDGTEDSDSSAEREQTNSSESDGNLNKRQRLTRASTRRSQSSQDASDLKRAADHDESPPLTPTGNAPSSESELDISSPNASHDESQAKDQANRDSDKDLSHRPKRRRCHETYNFNMKCPTPGCNSLGHLTGKHERHFAVSGCPLYHNLSADECKVKAISREKQEEETKGQEENNSRHATRHQTPTSKQSKYKEQVAEMRKGRNSGLQKEQKEKHMEHRQTHSNTREPLLENITSEYDLELFRKAQARASEDLEKLRIQGQITEGSNMIKTILFGRYELDTWYHSPYPEEYARLGRLYVCEFCLKYMKSQTILRRHMAKCVWKHPPGDEVYRKGGISVFEVDGKKNKIYCQNLCLLAKLFLDHKTLYYDVEPFLFYVMTEADNTGCHLVGYFSKEKNSFLNYNVSCILTMPQYMRQGFGKMLIDFSYLLSKVEEKVGSPERPLSDLGLISYRSYWKEVLLRYMYNFQGKEISIKEISQETAVNPVDIVSTLQSLQMLKYWKGKHLVLKRQDLIDEWRAKEIKRGNSNKTIDPSSLKWTPPKGT is encoded by the exons ATGCCCCGCAGACGACAG AGACACATGCCAGGGAGTGGTTCAGATGGAACTGAAGACTCGGACTCCTCCGCTGAAAGAGAGCAAACCAATAGTTCAGAAAGCGATGGAAACTTAAACAAGAGACAACGACTTACCAGAGCCTCCACGCGGCGTAGTCAAAGCTCTCAGG ATGCCTCGGACTTGAAACGAGCGGCGGACCACGACGAATCTCCACCTTTGACGCCCACGGGTAATGCCCCTTCCTCTGAATCTGAGCTGGACATCTCCAGCCCCAACGCCTCTCATGATGAGAGCCAGGCCAAAGACCAAGCCAACAGAGACTCGGACAAAGACCTCTCCCATCGACCCAAGCGCCGCCGCTGTCACGAGACTTACAACTTTAACATGAAATGTCCAACGCCGGGGTGTAATTCACTTG GTCACCTCACAGGGAAACACGAACGTCATTTTGCCGTATCAGGTTGTCCACTCTACCACAATCTTTCCGCAGATGAGTGCAAA GTGAAAGCCATCAGCCGTgagaaacaagaagaagagacaaaagGACAAGAGGAGAACAACTCACGCCATGCAACTCGTCACCAG ACGCCAACATCAAAACAGAGCAAATACAAAGAGCAGGTGGCCGAGATGAGGAAAGGAAGGAACTCTGGTCTGcagaaggagcagaaagaaaagcACATG GAGCATCGACAGACTCACAGCAACACCAGAGAACCTCTGCTGGAGAACATCACCAGTGAATATGACCTGGAGCTTTTCAGGAAAGCTCAGGCTCGTGCTTCTGAAGACCTG GAGAAGTTGCGCATCCAGGGTCAGATCACCGAGGGCAGCAACATGATCAAAACCATCCTGTTCGGCCGCTACGAACTGGACACGTGGTACCACTCGCCTTATCCCGAGGAGTACGCGCGCCTGGGTCGCCTCTACGTCTGCGAGTTCTGCCTCAAGTACATGAAGAGTCAGACCATCCTCAGGCGACACATG gcaaAGTGTGTATGGAAACATCCTCCAGGAGACGAAGTTTACAGAAAAGGAGGCATATCTGTGTTTGAAGTGGACGGCAAAAAGAATAAG ATCTACTGTCAGAACCTGTGTTTACTCGCCAAACTCTTCCTGGATCACAAAACGCTTTATTACGACGTGGAGCCGTTTCTCTTCTACGTCATGACTGAGGCCGACAACACGGGCTGTCATTTAGTGGGCTACTTTTCTAAG gAGAAGAATTCCTTCCTGAACTACAACGTGTCCTGTATCCTGACGATGCCCCAGTACATGAGACAAGGCTTTGGCAAGATGCTCATTGACTTCA GTTACTTGTTGTCTAAGGTGGAGGAGAAAGTCGGGTCACCAGAGAGGCCTCTGTCCGACCTCGGCCTCATCAGCTACAGAAGCTACTGGAAAGAAGTGCTGCTGCGATACATGTACAACTTTCAAGGCAAAGAGATTTCCATCAAAG AGATCAGTCAAGAAACTGCGGTCAATCCTGTGGACATAGTGAGCACGCTACAGTCTCTGCAGATGCTCAAGTACTGGAAGGGCAAACACTTGGTGTTGAAGCGGCAG GACCTGATCGACGAGTGGAGGGCGAAGGAGATCAAACGAGGGAACAGCAACAAAACCATCGACCCCAGCTCGTTAAAATGGACGCCTCCCAAAGGCACATGA
- the LOC122758932 gene encoding alanyl-tRNA editing protein Aarsd1-like isoform X3, with protein sequence MNKPKILRPEECQPAHAIWFDRKKYVTVNFKVQKPKDVRVDIQPDKVILCCKNDTDDVFYNELHLYDKIQIHDSRERVYDRHINFLLRKMKPDCQWPRLQKDSGKPSWISVDFDNWRDWENEEDDGKEEFDKYMDMMQEMASGNKGKTPDMGDLSDFVTSVVSCCPAELKQEVGTKKETVKGFNIKLQDTILFPEGGGQPDDHGLIGDVPVLRVTRQGPDAVHFVTSPVEVGQEVQVKVDWERRFDHMQQHSGQHLITALADSMFGYKTTSWDLGRQRSTIELDTPCMKPAQLQALEEAINEKIRAQVPVTVQLLSIDDPAVEKVRSRGLPDDHAGPIRIIDIEGVDANMCCGTHVSNLSHLQAIKLLGSEKGKKNKTNLIFLAGNRVLKYAERSYSTERSLVSLLKTGPDEHVEAVDKLQKSVKLLQKTNLTLLRDMAVLIAQNFNNNPERGNFFTLHKKEGDNEFMNIIANELNTEETVVFLTVGEDKGPGLFLLAGPSGPVTAMGPRVLEMLQGKGAGKNGRFQGKANSLARRAEVEAFLQQHGKHHTSEEE encoded by the exons ATGAACAAGCCCAAAATTCTCAGACCAGAGGAATG tCAGCCAGCTCATGCCATTTGGTTTGACAGGAAGAAATATGTTACCGTTAACTTCAAGGTTCAGAAACCTAAAGATGTTCGGGTTGACATTCAGCCAGACAAAGTGATCTTGTG CTgcaaaaatgacacagatgaCGTGTTTTACAATGAGCTGCACTTGTACGACAAAATCCAAATCCAT gaCTCCAGGGAAAGAGTCTATGACCGCCATATTAACTTCCTGCTCAGAAAGATGAAGCCTGACTGTCAGTGGCCACGTCTACAGAAAGATTCTGGAAAG CCCAGTTGGATTTCTGTGGACTTTGATAACTGGAGAGACTGGGAGAACGAGGAAGATGACGGAAAGGAAGAGTTTGATAAATACATGGAT ATGATGCAAGAAATGGCTTCAGGTAACAAAGGAAAGACACCAGACATGGGTGACCTCAGTGAT TTTGTGACGTCTGTTGTGTCCTGCTGCCCCGCTGAGTTAAAGCAAGAAGTTGgcacaaagaaagaaactgtCAAGGGTTTCAATATCAAGCTGCAGGACACCATCTTGTTTCCTGAGGGAGGCGGACAA CCCGATGACCACGGGCTGATCGGCGACGTCCCCGTCCTCAGGGTGACGCGGCAGGGACCGGACGCGGTACACTTTGTGACTTCACCCGTGGAGGTGGGTCAGGAGGTGCAGGTGAAGGTGGACTGGGAGAGACGCTTTGACCACATGCAGCAGCACTCGG GTCAGCATTTGATCACGGCACTGGCAGATTCAATGTTTGGATACAAGACCACATCCTG GGACCTAGGACGTCAGAGAAGCACCATTGAGCTGGACACTCCCTGCATGAAGCCTGCACAGCTCCAAGCTCTGGAGGAAGCCATTAACGAGAAGATCAGAGCTCAAGTCCCCGTCACTGTTCAGCTTCTCTCCATTGACGACCCTGCTGTGGAAAAG GTGAGGAGTCGAGGGCTGCCAGATGATCACGCTGGACCGATCCGCATCATCGATATCGAGGGCGTCGATGCCAACATGTGCTGTGGAACTCATGTTTCTAATCTCAGTCACTTACAG GCAATAAAGCTCTTGGGATCCgagaagggaaagaaaaacaaaaccaacctgATCTTCCTGGCGGGAAACAGGGTTCTGAAGTACGCAGAGCGAAGCTACAGCACAGAGCGCTCGCTCGTGTCTCTTCTCAA AACTGGACCTGATGAGCATGTGGAGGCTGTCGACAAGCTGCAGAAATCTGTGAAGCTGCTACAGAAA ACAAACCTCACTCTGCTGCGAGACATGGCCGTGCTCATCGCTCAGAATTTTAACAACAACCCAGAGAGAGGAAACTTCTTCACTTTACACAA AAAAGAGGGTGATAATGAGTTCATGAATATTATCGCCAATGAATTAAACACTGAG GAAACCGTGGTGTTCCTCACAGTTGGAGAAGACAAAGGACCTGGTTTGTTTCTGTTGGCCGGACCCAGTGGACCAGTGACTGCGATGGGACCACG GGTGCTGGAGATGCTCCAGGGGAAGGGGGCGGGGAAGAACGGACGCTTCCAGGGCAAAGCCAACAGCCTGGCGAGGAGAGCGGAGGTGGAGGCTTTTCTGCAGCAGCACGGCAAACATCACACCTCAGAGGAGGAATAA
- the LOC122758932 gene encoding putative protein PTGES3L isoform X2: protein MNKPKILRPEECQPAHAIWFDRKKYVTVNFKVQKPKDVRVDIQPDKVILCCKNDTDDVFYNELHLYDKIQIHDSRERVYDRHINFLLRKMKPDCQWPRLQKDSGKPSWISVDFDNWRDWENEEDDGKEEFDKYMDMMQEMASGNKGKTPDMGDLSDSD from the exons ATGAACAAGCCCAAAATTCTCAGACCAGAGGAATG tCAGCCAGCTCATGCCATTTGGTTTGACAGGAAGAAATATGTTACCGTTAACTTCAAGGTTCAGAAACCTAAAGATGTTCGGGTTGACATTCAGCCAGACAAAGTGATCTTGTG CTgcaaaaatgacacagatgaCGTGTTTTACAATGAGCTGCACTTGTACGACAAAATCCAAATCCAT gaCTCCAGGGAAAGAGTCTATGACCGCCATATTAACTTCCTGCTCAGAAAGATGAAGCCTGACTGTCAGTGGCCACGTCTACAGAAAGATTCTGGAAAG CCCAGTTGGATTTCTGTGGACTTTGATAACTGGAGAGACTGGGAGAACGAGGAAGATGACGGAAAGGAAGAGTTTGATAAATACATGGAT ATGATGCAAGAAATGGCTTCAGGTAACAAAGGAAAGACACCAGACATGGGTGACCTCAGTGAT tctGACTGA
- the LOC122758932 gene encoding alanyl-tRNA editing protein Aarsd1-like isoform X1, which yields MAFQCQRDCYMKQFVTSVVSCCPAELKQEVGTKKETVKGFNIKLQDTILFPEGGGQPDDHGLIGDVPVLRVTRQGPDAVHFVTSPVEVGQEVQVKVDWERRFDHMQQHSGQHLITALADSMFGYKTTSWDLGRQRSTIELDTPCMKPAQLQALEEAINEKIRAQVPVTVQLLSIDDPAVEKVRSRGLPDDHAGPIRIIDIEGVDANMCCGTHVSNLSHLQAIKLLGSEKGKKNKTNLIFLAGNRVLKYAERSYSTERSLVSLLKTGPDEHVEAVDKLQKSVKLLQKTNLTLLRDMAVLIAQNFNNNPERGNFFTLHKKEGDNEFMNIIANELNTEETVVFLTVGEDKGPGLFLLAGPSGPVTAMGPRVLEMLQGKGAGKNGRFQGKANSLARRAEVEAFLQQHGKHHTSEEE from the exons ATGGCGTTTCAGTGTCAGCGAGACTGTTATATGAAGCAG TTTGTGACGTCTGTTGTGTCCTGCTGCCCCGCTGAGTTAAAGCAAGAAGTTGgcacaaagaaagaaactgtCAAGGGTTTCAATATCAAGCTGCAGGACACCATCTTGTTTCCTGAGGGAGGCGGACAA CCCGATGACCACGGGCTGATCGGCGACGTCCCCGTCCTCAGGGTGACGCGGCAGGGACCGGACGCGGTACACTTTGTGACTTCACCCGTGGAGGTGGGTCAGGAGGTGCAGGTGAAGGTGGACTGGGAGAGACGCTTTGACCACATGCAGCAGCACTCGG GTCAGCATTTGATCACGGCACTGGCAGATTCAATGTTTGGATACAAGACCACATCCTG GGACCTAGGACGTCAGAGAAGCACCATTGAGCTGGACACTCCCTGCATGAAGCCTGCACAGCTCCAAGCTCTGGAGGAAGCCATTAACGAGAAGATCAGAGCTCAAGTCCCCGTCACTGTTCAGCTTCTCTCCATTGACGACCCTGCTGTGGAAAAG GTGAGGAGTCGAGGGCTGCCAGATGATCACGCTGGACCGATCCGCATCATCGATATCGAGGGCGTCGATGCCAACATGTGCTGTGGAACTCATGTTTCTAATCTCAGTCACTTACAG GCAATAAAGCTCTTGGGATCCgagaagggaaagaaaaacaaaaccaacctgATCTTCCTGGCGGGAAACAGGGTTCTGAAGTACGCAGAGCGAAGCTACAGCACAGAGCGCTCGCTCGTGTCTCTTCTCAA AACTGGACCTGATGAGCATGTGGAGGCTGTCGACAAGCTGCAGAAATCTGTGAAGCTGCTACAGAAA ACAAACCTCACTCTGCTGCGAGACATGGCCGTGCTCATCGCTCAGAATTTTAACAACAACCCAGAGAGAGGAAACTTCTTCACTTTACACAA AAAAGAGGGTGATAATGAGTTCATGAATATTATCGCCAATGAATTAAACACTGAG GAAACCGTGGTGTTCCTCACAGTTGGAGAAGACAAAGGACCTGGTTTGTTTCTGTTGGCCGGACCCAGTGGACCAGTGACTGCGATGGGACCACG GGTGCTGGAGATGCTCCAGGGGAAGGGGGCGGGGAAGAACGGACGCTTCCAGGGCAAAGCCAACAGCCTGGCGAGGAGAGCGGAGGTGGAGGCTTTTCTGCAGCAGCACGGCAAACATCACACCTCAGAGGAGGAATAA